A region from the Spirochaeta thermophila DSM 6192 genome encodes:
- a CDS encoding ROK family transcriptional regulator, translated as MNGKRRTKIENMGLILQQIWYEEGISRIEIAKRVGLNKSTVTNLVAELIELGLVEERAQKNVVSTGGRKPIALGLNKEYGVVIGVGVQAEAMRAVTVDLAGTVLLKWQKDTGPITRRNFIPLFLEAMEELSRILEEKGYVHVLGVGIGAGGIINPEDGSIVYSIPLSIYEPFQVCAELAEFLDVPVFVENDSNSCAWGELAFKKGESYKDFIFVLVEFKEERSHIKDFGGVGVGFGIVLDGRLHYGHTFSAGEFRSVFSEGTMPSQFSLSPEELAQLPHNRVLLNKFLHELFSNLACIVNTLNVSHVFFGGDIEGLGEEICDTFMSYVRRNWMYPLPIPCNVSLSSLHDFAVAYGAAGMILDRIFRNRLHQSFWDKRGDKAFLPVLVRHTLPLVKRSRA; from the coding sequence ATGAATGGAAAACGTCGAACCAAGATAGAGAACATGGGACTCATCCTCCAACAGATCTGGTACGAGGAGGGAATCAGTAGGATCGAAATCGCAAAACGTGTGGGACTCAATAAGTCCACGGTGACGAACCTCGTGGCCGAGCTCATCGAACTGGGGTTGGTGGAAGAGAGGGCACAGAAGAACGTGGTCTCTACCGGGGGGAGGAAACCCATAGCACTGGGATTGAACAAGGAGTATGGGGTCGTCATCGGTGTAGGGGTCCAGGCCGAGGCCATGAGGGCGGTGACCGTGGATCTGGCCGGGACCGTGCTCCTCAAGTGGCAAAAGGATACCGGCCCCATCACCCGGAGAAACTTCATCCCCCTCTTCCTGGAGGCCATGGAGGAACTCTCGAGGATCCTCGAGGAGAAGGGTTACGTCCATGTGCTGGGTGTAGGGATAGGGGCCGGAGGTATCATCAACCCCGAGGACGGGAGTATCGTCTATTCCATCCCTCTCTCCATCTATGAGCCGTTTCAGGTGTGTGCAGAGCTCGCGGAGTTCCTGGATGTTCCCGTCTTCGTGGAGAACGATTCCAATTCCTGCGCATGGGGGGAGCTCGCCTTCAAGAAGGGCGAGTCCTACAAGGATTTCATCTTCGTGCTCGTGGAGTTCAAGGAGGAGCGGTCTCACATCAAGGATTTCGGGGGTGTGGGCGTCGGGTTCGGGATCGTCCTGGACGGCCGCCTCCATTACGGGCACACGTTTTCCGCGGGGGAATTCAGATCGGTCTTCTCCGAGGGGACCATGCCCTCCCAGTTCTCCCTCTCCCCCGAGGAGCTCGCTCAACTTCCCCACAACAGGGTGCTGCTCAACAAGTTCCTCCACGAACTGTTCTCGAATCTCGCGTGTATCGTCAACACCCTCAATGTGTCCCATGTCTTCTTCGGCGGGGATATCGAGGGTCTGGGGGAGGAGATCTGCGATACGTTCATGTCGTATGTAAGAAGGAATTGGATGTATCCCCTCCCCATCCCATGTAACGTCTCTCTCTCCTCGCTCCATGATTTCGCCGTGGCGTACGGTGCCGCGGGGATGATTCTCGACAGGATCTTCAGGAACCGTCTCCACCAGAGCTTCTGGGACAAGAGGGGGGACAAGGCGTTTCTCCCGGTCCTCGTACGGCATACGCTCCCCCTTGTGAAACGGAGTCGGGCATAG